A part of Larkinella insperata genomic DNA contains:
- a CDS encoding RagB/SusD family nutrient uptake outer membrane protein: protein MKRIVYFSITALLYLGSGCTDVLDQVPPSALTQGSFFQSAADAEAAILAGYDALQGDDTRRVVWGDARADNLIVPVETIGVTDPGVLDFQNDNISNSSGFATWASFYSGINRVNNVLAQVPAIKSPTIASVRDRILGEAYFLRAFNYFFLVRLWGAVPLVLEPTNSLDKDFQLPRTPADKIQEQILADLKEAEKLLPVTYASAIETRGRATQGAAQALLSKVYLWRSSYNQTNEWQLAADYAAKVVANPTYGLVSGANYGTLFTAKNTTESIFELQYSNANQETNGLSAYFLPRSSKVQTGGNQTLIPSPKLVNAFEPGDLRKAASFYLSNPQTDQFPNLPTVAKYQGTVVGNARFGDSNYLFLRLADVILMQAEALTHLGKTAEAAALVNQIRNRAGLANTSAATPEALLLAIEQERFVELCFEGHRWYDLLRTGRAKAVLGMDKKALLPVPVTEIMLNPNLLPQNPGY from the coding sequence ATGAAAAGAATTGTTTATTTCTCAATCACCGCGCTGCTGTACCTAGGCAGCGGGTGCACCGACGTACTGGATCAGGTGCCGCCCAGCGCCCTGACGCAGGGGTCATTTTTCCAGAGTGCCGCGGATGCCGAAGCGGCCATTCTTGCCGGGTATGATGCCCTGCAGGGCGACGACACCCGACGGGTGGTCTGGGGCGACGCCCGCGCCGATAACCTCATCGTGCCCGTCGAAACCATTGGGGTGACGGACCCCGGTGTGCTCGATTTTCAGAATGATAACATCAGCAACAGCAGCGGTTTTGCCACCTGGGCGAGCTTTTATTCGGGCATCAACCGGGTCAATAACGTCCTGGCTCAGGTTCCCGCCATCAAAAGTCCCACCATTGCCAGCGTTCGCGACCGGATTCTGGGGGAAGCCTACTTCCTGCGGGCCTTCAACTATTTCTTTCTGGTTCGGCTTTGGGGCGCCGTTCCGCTCGTTCTGGAACCGACCAACTCCCTGGACAAGGATTTTCAATTGCCCCGAACGCCCGCCGATAAAATCCAGGAGCAGATTCTGGCCGACCTGAAGGAAGCCGAAAAGCTACTGCCGGTCACCTACGCATCGGCCATCGAAACCCGGGGCCGCGCAACGCAGGGAGCCGCCCAGGCCCTGCTCAGCAAAGTGTACCTCTGGCGGAGTTCATACAACCAGACCAACGAATGGCAACTGGCCGCCGATTATGCCGCGAAAGTTGTGGCCAATCCAACCTACGGCCTGGTGTCCGGCGCGAACTACGGCACCCTCTTTACCGCCAAAAACACCACCGAATCCATCTTTGAACTTCAGTACAGCAACGCCAACCAGGAAACCAACGGTCTTTCGGCTTACTTCCTGCCCCGCAGCAGCAAGGTACAGACCGGCGGAAACCAGACCCTGATTCCGTCGCCGAAGCTCGTTAATGCCTTTGAACCCGGTGATTTGCGCAAAGCCGCCAGCTTTTACCTGAGCAACCCGCAAACCGATCAGTTTCCGAACCTGCCCACGGTGGCCAAATACCAGGGAACGGTGGTTGGTAATGCGCGTTTTGGCGACAGTAACTACCTCTTTCTGCGCCTGGCCGACGTGATTCTGATGCAGGCTGAAGCCCTGACACATTTGGGCAAAACTGCCGAAGCCGCTGCGCTGGTCAACCAAATTCGTAACCGGGCCGGACTCGCCAACACCTCCGCAGCCACCCCGGAAGCCCTGCTGCTGGCCATCGAACAGGAACGTTTTGTGGAACTGTGTTTTGAAGGCCACCGCTGGTATGACCTCCTCCGGACCGGACGGGCCAAAGCCGTGCTGGGTATGGACAAAAAAGCCCTGCTGCCGGTGCCGGTTACCGAAATCATGCTGAACCCGAACCTGTTGCCCCAGAATCCGGGCTATTGA
- a CDS encoding exo-alpha-sialidase, with product MRLAIKKTVLFVSGLLLVTGSLLAQSDGRDIRNGTVIPDETYSDQPYIVKTNDGAWLCVLTTGTGHEGASGQHIITQRSLDQGKTWIDKRDVEPGDGPEASYAVLLKAPSGRIFVFYNHNTDNTRAVKGDDPPYKDGLVKRVDSQGYFVFKYSDDHGKTWSANRVTIPMRNFQIDKKNPYQGKIQYFWNVGRAFAHKGSAYVPVHKVGGFGDGFFTSSEGALLQSPDLLTATDPANAKWNTLPDGEIGLRTPASNGGPIAEEQNLVVLSDGSFYCVYRTIDGYPAYTYSRDAGRTWEPPQYMRYANGQLVKHPRAANFVWKCENGKYLYWFHNHGGRFIREHPRRRNIAYEDRNPAWVLGGLEVDSPKGKIIQWTQPEILLYDEDPLIRMSYPDLVEDKGAYFITETQKDIARVHKIDEKLLTHLWNQFDNRKKTDDGLVTSWSYRSGNFPQTVPAPALPEFYKRDTKKLEQPGMNVPNGFTVDFDFTLASLAENQILLDGRDSTGKGWMVRTTDRKTIELTMNDGRTQSAWACDEGVLKPNQNHHVSLIVDGGPHIIAFVVDGVLNDGGDTRQFGWGRFNPYLKSVTGASQIRIGAPITGRVSELAIYNRALSVSEAVGNFNARKKMP from the coding sequence ATGCGTTTAGCTATCAAAAAGACGGTCCTGTTTGTGAGTGGACTTCTGCTTGTCACCGGTTCGCTGTTGGCGCAGTCAGACGGGCGGGACATCCGAAACGGAACGGTGATCCCCGACGAAACGTACAGCGATCAGCCTTACATCGTCAAAACCAACGACGGAGCCTGGTTGTGCGTTCTAACCACTGGCACCGGCCACGAGGGCGCGTCGGGGCAGCACATCATTACCCAACGCAGTCTTGATCAGGGCAAAACCTGGATCGACAAGCGCGACGTGGAACCCGGCGACGGCCCGGAAGCGTCGTATGCCGTGCTGCTGAAAGCGCCGTCGGGCCGGATTTTTGTTTTCTATAACCACAACACCGATAACACCCGGGCAGTCAAAGGCGACGATCCGCCGTACAAAGATGGGTTGGTCAAACGGGTGGATAGCCAGGGCTATTTTGTGTTCAAATACTCCGACGACCACGGTAAAACCTGGTCGGCCAACCGCGTCACCATTCCGATGCGGAACTTCCAGATCGATAAGAAAAACCCGTATCAGGGTAAAATTCAGTACTTCTGGAACGTGGGCCGGGCGTTTGCCCACAAGGGATCCGCTTACGTGCCCGTTCATAAGGTCGGCGGTTTCGGCGACGGTTTTTTCACTTCCAGCGAGGGCGCTTTGCTCCAGAGTCCGGATTTGCTGACTGCAACCGATCCGGCCAACGCCAAATGGAATACGCTGCCCGATGGCGAAATCGGTCTGCGAACGCCCGCCAGCAACGGCGGCCCCATCGCCGAAGAACAGAATCTGGTCGTGCTCAGTGACGGTTCTTTTTACTGTGTTTACCGGACCATCGACGGCTACCCCGCCTACACCTACAGCCGGGATGCCGGGCGTACCTGGGAGCCGCCCCAGTACATGCGCTACGCCAACGGGCAGTTGGTCAAGCACCCGCGGGCGGCCAATTTCGTCTGGAAGTGCGAAAACGGAAAGTACCTCTACTGGTTTCACAACCACGGCGGGCGGTTTATCCGGGAGCATCCCCGGCGCCGGAACATCGCCTACGAAGACCGTAATCCGGCCTGGGTACTGGGCGGGCTGGAAGTGGATTCGCCCAAAGGAAAAATCATCCAGTGGACGCAGCCCGAAATTCTGCTTTACGACGAAGACCCGCTGATCCGGATGAGCTACCCCGACCTGGTGGAAGACAAAGGCGCCTATTTCATTACGGAAACCCAGAAAGACATCGCCCGCGTCCATAAAATCGACGAAAAGCTGCTGACCCATCTGTGGAACCAGTTTGACAACCGGAAGAAAACGGACGACGGGCTGGTGACAAGCTGGTCGTACCGGTCGGGCAACTTTCCGCAAACGGTGCCGGCCCCGGCCCTGCCCGAATTCTACAAACGCGACACCAAGAAGCTGGAACAGCCGGGCATGAACGTTCCCAACGGCTTCACGGTCGATTTCGATTTTACGCTCGCCAGTCTGGCCGAAAACCAGATCCTGCTCGACGGCCGCGACTCGACCGGAAAAGGCTGGATGGTTCGTACGACAGACCGGAAAACGATTGAACTCACGATGAACGACGGCCGGACGCAGTCGGCCTGGGCGTGTGATGAAGGGGTGCTGAAACCCAACCAGAACCACCACGTCAGCCTGATTGTCGACGGCGGACCGCACATCATCGCCTTTGTGGTCGATGGCGTTCTGAACGACGGCGGGGATACCCGGCAGTTTGGCTGGGGCCGGTTCAATCCGTACCTGAAATCGGTGACGGGGGCCTCGCAAATCCGCATTGGCGCACCGATCACCGGGCGGGTCAGCGAATTGGCGATCTACAACCGGGCTCTGAGCGTGTCGGAAGCCGTCGGAAACTTCAACGCCCGGAAGAAAATGCCGTAA
- a CDS encoding LacI family DNA-binding transcriptional regulator encodes MRSKQPTIWDIAIKLNVSISTVSRALRNAPDINPDTKKAVLDLAHELDYQPNTIAASLRKNKTDIIGVLVPEFVHAYFPSVILGVQEVANAAGYKVMIGQSNESLEIEKHNLQAMLSSRVDGVIMAITRETNEYDHILAAQRKGLPVVFFNRIVDELPGSKVLVDDYRGAFRAVEHLIQTGCRRIAHLAGPENLTMSRNRLNGYMDALKAHQFPVDETIIMPCDFVEGKARACTQQLLDGPNRPDALFAVNDPTAIEALVCIQENGLAIPADISLAGFSNAPHSAFVTPPMTAVVQPTHEIGRVAARLLLRQIEEGATFVPETQTLDTTLVIRKSTHPVLNTV; translated from the coding sequence ATGCGAAGTAAACAACCAACCATCTGGGACATCGCCATCAAACTGAACGTTTCCATTTCGACCGTCTCCCGGGCGCTGCGAAACGCGCCGGACATCAACCCGGACACGAAAAAAGCCGTGCTGGATTTGGCCCACGAATTGGATTATCAGCCCAATACCATTGCCGCCAGTTTGCGGAAAAATAAAACCGACATCATCGGGGTGCTGGTGCCGGAGTTTGTGCATGCGTACTTTCCGAGCGTGATTCTGGGGGTGCAGGAAGTGGCTAATGCCGCCGGTTACAAGGTCATGATTGGGCAGTCGAACGAGTCGCTGGAAATTGAGAAACACAATTTGCAGGCCATGCTATCAAGCCGGGTAGACGGTGTGATCATGGCCATTACGCGGGAGACGAATGAATACGACCACATTCTGGCGGCTCAGCGGAAAGGCTTGCCGGTGGTGTTTTTCAACCGGATTGTCGATGAACTGCCCGGCTCCAAAGTGCTGGTCGACGATTATCGGGGGGCATTCCGGGCGGTCGAACACCTGATTCAGACGGGATGCCGGCGGATTGCCCACCTGGCGGGCCCCGAAAACCTGACGATGAGCCGCAACCGGCTGAATGGCTACATGGATGCGCTGAAAGCCCACCAGTTTCCGGTCGATGAAACGATTATTATGCCCTGCGATTTTGTGGAGGGCAAAGCGCGGGCCTGTACGCAGCAGTTGCTGGACGGGCCGAACCGTCCCGATGCATTATTTGCCGTCAACGACCCGACGGCCATCGAAGCCCTGGTTTGCATCCAGGAAAACGGGCTGGCCATTCCGGCTGACATTTCGCTGGCCGGGTTTTCCAACGCGCCCCACAGTGCTTTCGTGACGCCCCCGATGACGGCCGTGGTGCAGCCGACCCATGAAATTGGCCGGGTGGCCGCCCGGCTGCTGCTCCGGCAGATCGAGGAAGGAGCCACCTTTGTGCCCGAAACCCAGACGTTGGATACCACGCTGGTCATTCGCAAATCAACGCATCCGGTTCTGAATACCGTCTGA
- a CDS encoding D-lyxose/D-mannose family sugar isomerase, whose translation MNLKRSIVNASIATAQEVISHFGMFLPPFAHWTVDQWRAAGPEFNEIRDCMLGWDVTDFGSKDFYTIGRTLFTVRNGRTNHPNYPKQYAEKWLIDPENQRAPAHFHRSKREDIICRAGGNVLVQLTKADPEGNPSNETFLTQVDGCTRRLGPGEIVRLRPGESLTIHPRTIHQFWGEEGTGWRVDGVGYTLSAEISSVCDDLNDNVFLVDYGIRFPEIEEDEPRKYFLCHEYPAAPVELLNA comes from the coding sequence ATGAACCTCAAACGCTCCATCGTGAACGCCAGCATTGCCACGGCCCAGGAAGTTATCTCGCATTTCGGTATGTTCCTCCCTCCTTTTGCCCACTGGACGGTTGACCAATGGCGGGCCGCCGGTCCGGAATTCAACGAAATCCGCGATTGTATGCTGGGCTGGGATGTTACCGATTTCGGCAGCAAGGACTTCTATACCATTGGTCGAACGCTGTTTACGGTTCGCAACGGGCGGACCAACCATCCGAATTATCCCAAGCAGTACGCCGAAAAATGGCTGATTGATCCCGAAAACCAACGTGCTCCGGCCCACTTTCACCGGTCGAAACGCGAAGACATTATCTGCCGGGCGGGCGGCAACGTGCTGGTCCAGTTGACCAAGGCTGACCCGGAAGGCAACCCGTCCAACGAAACGTTTCTGACGCAGGTGGATGGCTGCACCCGGCGGTTGGGCCCGGGCGAAATTGTCCGTTTACGACCGGGCGAAAGCCTCACCATTCACCCGCGCACGATTCACCAGTTCTGGGGCGAAGAGGGCACCGGCTGGCGAGTCGACGGAGTGGGGTACACGCTCAGCGCGGAAATTTCCAGTGTTTGCGATGACCTGAACGACAACGTCTTTCTGGTTGATTACGGCATTCGGTTTCCGGAAATTGAAGAGGACGAACCCCGAAAGTATTTCCTCTGTCATGAGTATCCGGCGGCCCCCGTCGAACTTCTTAACGCGTAA
- a CDS encoding SusC/RagA family TonB-linked outer membrane protein yields MKIPVSKARWLPLLLLVVSPISRPLLARHPTLSFSKLSEKPIALSIRGTVTAETGETLPGVTIAVKGTTVGSTTSESGQYSISVPDGSSVLVFSSVGYEKQEMPVGNRTTINVTLKADTKALGEVVVIGYGTQQRRDVTGSVASVKGKELENLPVPGPVEALQGRVAGVDIVQNSGSPGGSPTVKVRGITSLNAGNSPLYIVDGVPITGNINVVNPNDIQSMEVLKDASASAIYGARGANGVIIITTKRGRAGKTSVNFSAYTGFAEVRKQIPMLDAVQERDYILNAVQNAGVAEVRLGLDTLFNGDTPVYDTNWQNELFRTAPVSNYELSLRGGNDKTSYAASLGLFDQKGVVISSGYRTYRGRFSIDHQASSRFKTGANILLSTAKRDRVPEGDDNNAVLTNALRMLPFSPVYNPDGSYTFVDQIQRPNPVALATQSVSFAVINRLLGNVYGEYQILKNLSLRSTLNLDYSGTRDENFIPSSIQGGAARPATASYADVSSWISENTLNYDRVFGAHNLSGLLGYSVQETRLFNLSAAANQGATDNIPTLNAAATATGASSSKSAWGLVSYYARLNYSYNDKYLLSATLRRDGSSRFGADNQWGWFPAASVGWRLSQEPFMQGLPFINDLKLRASIGVVGNQSISDYGAQGLYSTGRNYIGKSGIALSAVPNPSLSWESTTQSDVGVDISFLNDRIAFTADAYLKKTNDLLLSVNLPTTSGFSSALQNVGNTQNKGLEFSIYSQNITGSGATGGFKWSTNFNLSFNRNRIIKLSNDNADIIQASADAVYFSERPVGIGRVGQPIGIFYGLLYTGRVFATAEEAKAANLRDGSKTGPLYEAGDMIYVDLNGDGVINADDRTIIGNSNPTFTGGLTNNFSFRGFDLSVFMQWSYGNDIYNQTRQASNRSFVYNAATTEVLRSWRKPGDITDVPRGTPSTIARNGVPSSRWIEDGSYLRIKTATLGYTFPATVLKRIKAESLRVYVSGQNLFTFTKYLGLDPEVNFRSSLPLLQGIDLGTYPQVRTFTFGINLGF; encoded by the coding sequence ATGAAAATACCTGTAAGCAAGGCAAGATGGCTACCGCTCCTGCTGTTGGTCGTCAGCCCGATTAGCCGTCCACTGCTGGCTCGTCATCCGACTCTATCCTTCAGCAAACTTTCGGAGAAACCCATCGCCCTGTCCATCCGCGGAACTGTAACCGCTGAAACGGGCGAAACGCTGCCGGGCGTCACCATCGCCGTGAAAGGCACGACGGTCGGCAGCACCACCAGCGAATCCGGCCAGTATAGCATCAGCGTTCCCGACGGCAGCTCCGTTCTGGTCTTTAGCTCGGTCGGCTACGAAAAACAGGAAATGCCGGTTGGCAACCGCACCACCATCAACGTAACGCTGAAAGCCGACACCAAAGCGCTGGGCGAAGTGGTGGTAATTGGGTACGGCACCCAGCAGCGCCGGGACGTGACCGGCTCCGTGGCGTCCGTAAAAGGCAAAGAACTCGAAAACCTGCCCGTTCCCGGACCCGTAGAGGCCCTGCAGGGTCGGGTGGCCGGGGTCGATATTGTTCAGAACAGCGGCTCACCGGGGGGCAGCCCGACCGTCAAGGTGCGGGGCATCACCTCGCTCAACGCGGGCAACAGTCCCCTCTACATTGTTGATGGCGTTCCGATTACGGGCAACATCAACGTTGTCAATCCCAACGATATTCAGTCGATGGAAGTGCTGAAGGATGCTTCGGCATCGGCCATCTACGGCGCCCGGGGTGCCAACGGCGTGATCATCATCACCACCAAACGCGGCAGGGCGGGGAAAACCTCGGTTAATTTCAGCGCCTACACCGGTTTTGCGGAAGTTCGCAAGCAGATTCCGATGCTCGATGCCGTGCAGGAACGGGATTACATCCTGAATGCCGTGCAAAACGCGGGGGTGGCGGAAGTTCGGCTCGGCCTCGACACCCTGTTCAACGGCGACACCCCGGTGTACGACACCAACTGGCAAAACGAACTGTTCCGCACTGCCCCGGTTTCCAATTACGAGCTGTCCCTGCGGGGCGGTAATGACAAAACCTCCTACGCGGCCAGCCTGGGGCTTTTTGACCAGAAAGGCGTTGTGATCAGCTCCGGTTACCGGACTTACCGCGGGCGGTTCAGCATCGATCATCAGGCTTCCTCCCGCTTTAAAACCGGCGCTAATATTCTGCTCTCCACGGCCAAACGCGACCGCGTTCCCGAGGGTGACGACAACAATGCCGTGCTGACCAACGCGCTCCGGATGCTGCCGTTTTCACCGGTCTACAACCCGGACGGCTCCTACACCTTCGTCGATCAGATCCAGCGCCCGAATCCAGTGGCCCTGGCGACGCAGAGCGTTTCGTTTGCGGTCATCAACCGGCTGCTCGGCAACGTGTACGGCGAGTACCAAATCCTGAAAAACCTCAGCCTTCGCTCCACCCTGAACCTGGATTACTCCGGCACCCGGGACGAAAACTTCATTCCCAGCTCGATCCAGGGCGGAGCGGCCCGTCCTGCAACGGCTTCCTACGCCGACGTTTCCAGCTGGATCAGCGAAAACACCCTGAATTACGACCGGGTGTTTGGGGCGCACAACCTGTCGGGCCTGCTGGGCTATAGCGTGCAGGAAACGCGTTTGTTCAATCTGTCGGCGGCCGCCAACCAGGGGGCTACCGACAACATTCCGACGCTGAACGCAGCCGCCACCGCCACGGGCGCGTCCAGCAGCAAATCGGCCTGGGGACTGGTTTCGTATTATGCCCGGCTTAATTACAGCTACAACGATAAGTACCTGCTGTCGGCCACCCTGCGCCGGGACGGTTCCTCGCGCTTCGGCGCCGACAACCAGTGGGGCTGGTTTCCTGCGGCTTCCGTGGGCTGGCGGCTTTCGCAGGAACCGTTCATGCAGGGGCTTCCCTTTATTAACGACCTGAAACTGCGGGCCAGCATCGGGGTTGTCGGCAACCAGTCCATCAGCGACTACGGCGCGCAGGGGTTATACAGCACCGGCCGCAACTACATCGGCAAATCCGGGATTGCCCTGTCGGCGGTTCCGAATCCGTCGCTGAGCTGGGAGTCCACCACGCAGTCGGATGTGGGCGTCGACATCTCGTTCCTGAACGACCGGATTGCCTTTACCGCCGACGCGTACCTGAAAAAGACGAATGACCTGCTCCTGTCCGTGAACCTGCCCACCACCTCGGGGTTCAGTTCTGCGCTGCAAAACGTGGGAAACACGCAGAACAAAGGATTGGAATTCAGTATTTACAGCCAGAACATTACGGGTTCAGGCGCAACGGGTGGTTTCAAATGGAGCACCAATTTCAATCTTTCGTTCAACCGCAACCGAATCATCAAACTTTCCAACGACAACGCCGACATCATCCAGGCCAGTGCGGATGCGGTTTATTTCAGCGAACGGCCCGTCGGTATTGGTCGCGTGGGCCAGCCCATTGGAATTTTCTACGGTCTGCTTTATACCGGGCGGGTGTTTGCCACGGCGGAAGAAGCCAAGGCGGCCAACCTGCGGGACGGCAGCAAAACCGGTCCGCTTTACGAAGCCGGTGACATGATTTACGTGGACCTGAACGGCGATGGCGTCATCAATGCCGACGACCGCACCATCATCGGTAACTCAAACCCAACCTTCACCGGTGGATTGACCAACAACTTCTCCTTCAGGGGCTTTGACCTGTCGGTGTTCATGCAGTGGTCGTATGGCAACGACATTTACAACCAGACGCGGCAGGCATCAAACCGGAGTTTCGTCTACAACGCAGCTACGACGGAGGTACTGCGGAGCTGGCGCAAACCGGGCGACATCACCGACGTTCCGCGCGGAACGCCCAGCACCATTGCCCGCAACGGGGTTCCGTCCAGCCGCTGGATTGAAGACGGTTCGTACCTGCGCATCAAAACCGCAACGCTGGGTTACACGTTTCCGGCAACGGTTCTGAAACGCATCAAAGCCGAAAGCCTACGGGTTTACGTCTCCGGCCAGAATCTGTTCACCTTCACGAAGTACCTCGGCCTGGACCCCGAAGTCAACTTCCGGAGCAGCCTGCCTTTGCTGCAGGGCATCGACCTGGGCACTTATCCGCAGGTCCGCACCTTCACTTTTGGTATCAATCTGGGCTTCTAA
- a CDS encoding dihydrofolate reductase family protein codes for MRKLKLQVQITVDGFIAGPNGEMDWLVYNWDDELKAYVTELTEPVDCIVLGRKLAQGFIPHWAAHPELEGADKFNGSKKVVFTKTLDQSEWENTVLAQGDLVEEITKLKEQEGQDIIVYGGATFVSALITHNLIDEYHLFVNPAAIGNGMPIFRELDGQKPLTLVKSKAFDCGIVVLHYEPKNPDEATPAS; via the coding sequence ATGAGAAAGCTAAAACTTCAGGTACAGATAACCGTTGATGGATTTATAGCCGGTCCTAATGGCGAAATGGATTGGCTGGTTTACAACTGGGATGACGAACTGAAAGCGTACGTAACGGAACTAACCGAACCGGTTGACTGCATTGTTTTGGGCCGAAAACTGGCACAGGGGTTTATCCCTCACTGGGCCGCCCACCCGGAGCTGGAAGGGGCCGATAAATTCAATGGTTCAAAAAAAGTTGTTTTCACCAAAACCCTCGACCAGTCGGAATGGGAAAACACCGTGCTGGCCCAGGGCGATCTGGTGGAAGAAATTACGAAGCTGAAAGAACAGGAGGGGCAGGACATCATCGTGTACGGCGGGGCGACGTTTGTATCAGCCCTCATCACCCACAACCTCATTGACGAATACCATTTATTCGTCAACCCAGCCGCAATCGGAAATGGGATGCCCATTTTTCGGGAGCTTGACGGCCAGAAACCGCTAACACTGGTGAAATCAAAAGCCTTCGATTGCGGAATTGTCGTTCTGCATTATGAGCCGAAAAATCCTGATGAAGCGACTCCCGCATCATAA
- a CDS encoding right-handed parallel beta-helix repeat-containing protein, producing the protein MHKTAPLLLLAGLWLLVINSFAQTIYVAPSGNDQNPGTIRKPLATLAGARNRARLLRRQKPPVGPIEIVVRKGEYVLDEPLLLTAEDAGTEKAPLVFRGEPGDMPVLYGGIRLKGFEKVSDSLWKTEVPDVGRYGWRFEQLYVNGQRATRAKTPNDGFYQPKAVTETVLNKGTGEAAKLAAQKITVPLESLSWLTGLPDAELNRAVVTFYHHWDNTRKPILSVSRADTAIYMTGGGMKPWNPITRHSLFVLENLKAALDAPGEWFLEPTGTLYYRPRPGETIGKTTCFAPVHEKFIIVKGDEKSGQRARNIRFENLSFQVAGYQMPVLGVEPEQAAASTEATVQLDFADQISFINCEIAHTGGSAIWFRRACANGRVERCYLYDLGASGVKIGETVIRPDSSEVTHHIVVDNNILHSGGHVFPCAVALVIFHGRDNVLSHNEVADFRYSGVSVGWVWGYAFSPSKRNRVEYNHIHHLGWGVLSDMGGVYTLGASEGTVVANNVIHHIYAFDYGGWGLYTDEGSTGIVMENNLVYACKSSGFHQHYGRDNIIRNNIFADNIKAQLQGTRVEPHRSFLFTNNIIYFDKGTLLSSRWGEFNFLSDQNCYWDARTKEPTFGKLTVQEWQQTGKDQHSIVADPGFANPAAHDFRLTRTDVIQKIGFKPFDYSQAGVYGSIAWKNKAVMDSGVAQEFDEMVARREK; encoded by the coding sequence ATGCATAAGACTGCTCCGCTTCTCCTACTGGCTGGCCTGTGGCTGCTGGTGATTAATTCGTTTGCCCAGACGATTTACGTGGCTCCGTCGGGTAACGACCAAAACCCCGGAACAATCCGGAAACCGCTGGCGACGCTGGCCGGTGCCCGTAACCGCGCCCGGTTGCTGCGTCGGCAGAAGCCGCCCGTCGGCCCCATCGAAATTGTGGTTCGAAAGGGGGAGTACGTGCTGGACGAACCGCTCTTGCTGACGGCCGAGGACGCGGGGACGGAAAAAGCCCCGCTGGTGTTCAGGGGCGAACCAGGCGACATGCCGGTGCTCTACGGCGGCATCCGGCTGAAAGGCTTCGAGAAAGTGTCGGATAGCCTCTGGAAAACCGAGGTGCCGGACGTAGGGCGGTACGGCTGGCGATTTGAACAGCTTTACGTCAACGGCCAGCGGGCCACCCGCGCCAAAACGCCCAACGATGGCTTTTACCAACCGAAAGCGGTCACCGAAACGGTATTGAACAAAGGAACAGGGGAGGCCGCCAAGTTGGCCGCCCAGAAAATTACCGTTCCGCTGGAAAGCCTGTCCTGGCTGACCGGCCTGCCCGACGCCGAGTTAAACCGCGCCGTGGTGACGTTTTACCATCACTGGGACAATACCCGCAAACCGATCCTGTCCGTCAGTCGGGCCGACACTGCGATTTACATGACCGGCGGTGGCATGAAACCCTGGAATCCGATTACCCGCCATTCGCTGTTTGTTCTGGAAAATCTGAAAGCCGCGCTGGATGCACCGGGGGAGTGGTTTCTCGAACCGACCGGTACGCTCTATTACCGCCCCCGGCCCGGCGAAACCATCGGTAAAACAACCTGTTTTGCGCCGGTTCACGAAAAGTTTATAATCGTCAAAGGCGACGAAAAAAGTGGCCAGCGCGCCCGAAACATCCGTTTTGAAAACCTGTCGTTTCAGGTGGCGGGGTATCAGATGCCGGTTTTGGGAGTGGAACCGGAGCAGGCAGCCGCATCGACCGAAGCCACGGTGCAACTGGATTTTGCCGATCAGATTAGCTTCATCAACTGCGAAATCGCCCACACCGGTGGCAGTGCCATCTGGTTCCGGCGGGCCTGCGCCAACGGGCGGGTCGAACGGTGTTATCTATACGATCTGGGAGCCAGTGGCGTCAAGATCGGCGAAACCGTCATCCGGCCCGATTCGTCGGAAGTGACTCACCACATTGTTGTCGATAATAATATCCTGCACTCGGGCGGCCATGTGTTTCCCTGCGCCGTGGCGCTGGTGATTTTTCACGGCCGGGACAACGTGCTGTCGCACAACGAGGTGGCCGATTTTCGGTATTCCGGCGTGTCGGTCGGCTGGGTTTGGGGGTACGCGTTTAGTCCGTCCAAACGGAACCGGGTCGAGTACAACCACATTCATCACCTGGGCTGGGGCGTTTTGAGCGACATGGGCGGGGTGTATACGCTCGGAGCATCGGAGGGAACGGTGGTGGCCAATAATGTCATTCACCACATTTACGCGTTCGATTACGGCGGCTGGGGGCTCTATACCGATGAAGGCTCGACGGGAATTGTGATGGAAAACAACTTGGTGTATGCCTGCAAGAGTTCGGGATTTCACCAGCATTATGGCCGGGATAACATCATCCGCAACAACATTTTTGCCGACAACATCAAGGCGCAGCTTCAGGGCACGCGTGTTGAACCGCACCGGTCGTTTTTGTTTACCAACAACATTATCTACTTCGACAAAGGCACCCTGTTAAGCAGCCGCTGGGGGGAATTTAACTTCCTGTCGGACCAGAATTGTTACTGGGATGCCCGGACCAAAGAGCCGACGTTTGGCAAACTGACCGTGCAGGAGTGGCAGCAGACCGGTAAGGACCAGCATTCGATTGTGGCCGATCCGGGTTTTGCCAATCCGGCGGCCCATGATTTCCGGCTGACCCGCACGGACGTGATCCAGAAGATTGGCTTCAAACCGTTTGACTACAGCCAGGCGGGGGTTTACGGCTCCATTGCCTGGAAAAACAAGGCCGTGATGGATTCGGGGGTCGCCCAGGAATTTGACGAAATGGTGGCCCGTCGCGAAAAATAA